From a single Thermothielavioides terrestris NRRL 8126 chromosome 3, complete sequence genomic region:
- a CDS encoding glycoside hydrolase family 7 protein (CAZy_ID 269745), whose translation MGQKTLHGFAATALAVLPFVKAQQPGNFTPEVHPQLPTWKCTTAGGCVQQDTSVVLDWNYRWIHNADGTASCTTSSGVDHTLCPDEATCAKNCFVEGVNYTSSGVTTSGSSLTMRQYFKGSNGQTNSVSPRLYLLGSDGNYVMLKLLGQELSFDVDLSTLPCGENGALYLSEMDATGGRNQYNTGGANYGSGYCDAQCPVQTWMNGTLNTNGQGYCCNEMDILEANSRANAMTPHPCANGSCDKSGCGLNPYAEGYKSYYGPGLTVDTSKPFTIITRFITDDGTTSGTLNQIQRIYVQNGKTVASAASGGDIITASGCTSAQAFGGLANMGAALGRGMVLTFSIWNDAGGYMNWLDSGNNGPCSSTEGNPSNILANYPDTHVVFSNIRWGDIGSTVQVSGGGNGGSTTTTSTTTLRTSTTTTTTAPTATATHWGQCGGIGWTGPTVCESPYACKELNPWYYQCL comes from the exons ATGGGCCAGAAGACGCTGCACGGATTCGCCGCCACGGCTTTGGCCGTTCTCCCCTTTGTGAAGGCTCAGCAGCCCGGCAACTTCACGCCGGAGGTGCACCCGCAACTGCCAACGTGGAAGTGCAcgaccgccggcggctgcgttCAGCAGGACACTTCGGTGGTGCTCGACTGGAACTACCGTTGGATCCACAATGCCGACGGCACCGCCTCGTGCACGACGTCCAGCGGGGTCGACCACACGCTGTGTCCAGATGAGGCGACCTGCGCGAAGAACTGCTTCGTGGAAGGCGTCAACTACACGAGCAGCGGTGTCACCACATCCGGCAGTTCGCTGACGATGAGGCAGTATTTCAAGGGGAGCAACGGGCAGACCAACAGCGTTTCGCCTCGTCTCTACCTGCTCGGCTCGGATGGAAACTACGTAATGCTCAagctgctcggccaggaGCTGAGCTTCGATGTCGATCTCTCCACGCTCCCCTGCGGCGAGAACGGCGCGCTGTACCTGTCCGAGATGGACGCGACCGGTGGCAGGAACCAGTACAACACCGGCGGTGCCAACTACGGCTCGGGCTACTGTGACGCCCAGTGTCCCGTGCAGACGTGGATGAACGGCACGCTGAACACCAACGGGCAGGGCTACTGCTGCAACGAGATGGACATCCTCGAGGCCAACTCCCGCGCCAACGCGATGACACCTCACCCCTGCGCCAACGGCAGCTGCGACAAGAGCGGGTGCGGACTCAACCCCTACGCCGAGGGCTACAAGAGCTACTACGGACCGGGCCTCACGGTTGACACGTCGAAGCCCTTCACCATCATTACCCGCTTCATCACCGACGACGGCACGACCAGCGGCACCCTCAACCAGATCCAGCGGATCTATGTGCAGAATGGCAAGACGGTCGCGTCGGCTGCGTCCGGAGGCGACATCATCACGGCATCCGGCTGCACCTCGGCCCAGGCGTTCGGCGGGCTGGCCAACATGGGCGCGGCGCTTGGACGGGGCATGGTGCTGACCTTCAGCATCTGGAACGACGCTGGGGGCTACATGAACTGGCTCGACAGCGGCAACAACGGCCCGTGCAGCAGCACCGAGGGCAACCCGTCCAACATCCTGGCCAACTACCCGGACACCCACGTGGTCTTCTCCAACATCCGCTGGGGAGACATCGGCTCGACGGTCCAGGTCTCGGgaggcggcaacggcggctcgaccaccaccacgtcGACCACCACGCTGAGGACCtcgaccacgaccaccaccaccgccccgaCGGCCACTGCCACGCACTGGGGACAATGCGGCGGAATCGGG TGGACTGGACCGACCGTCTGCGAATCGCCGTACGCATGCAAGGAGCTGAACCCCTGGTACTACCAGTGCCTCTAA